Genomic window (Sulfurimonas sp.):
AAAGTAGATGATGACGATGCTTTTAGCACATCAAGAGAACTGGCTAAAACAGATGGATTACTTGTAGGTATCTCATCTGGTGCAAATATTTGGGCTGCTACGCAAGTAGCATCTAGAGCTGAAAACAAAGGAAAAGTAATAGTTACTATTCTTTGTGACACAGGTGAAAGATATTTAAGCACGAGCCTCTATTCATAAAAAGAGAGTTAACACAAGATATGCAAGAAAACAAAGATATATTTAGACCCTTTGTAAATGAGGAAACTTCTTTTGAAGATATTTCAAAAGATATAATTGGAAAAAACAAAGAAAACTATTTTGACTACACAGCCTCAGGTCTTGCATACTCTCCCATAGAGGAGAGAATACAAGAAGTTCTAACAACTTACGCAAATACTCACTCTGAATTTGCAAGTGATGCAAGAACTACATCTTTTTACTACGACATAGCAAGAGAAAATCTTAAAAAACATCTAGCTCTCCAAAATGATTTTGTACTTTTACCTTGTGGAAATGGTGCAACAGGAGCTATTAAAAAGTTTCAAGAACTTCTTGGCATCTATGTGCCACCAGCAACTAAAACAAGATTTAAACTAGACTTCAAGAAGATGCATGCTCCTCTTATAATCGTTGGTCCGTTTGAGCATCACTCTAATGAGATAAGTTATAGAGAAGCTATGTGTGACACGATAAGAATACCACTTGACACAACAGGAAATGTGGATTTAGAATATCTGAAAAAAACTCTAGAAAAAAATTCCCATAGAGAAATTATAGGAGCTTTTTCAACTGCATCTAATGTAACGGGAATAGTTCCACCATATCAAAAAATATCTGCACTTCTTAGAGAGTATAACGCGATTATTGCTTTTGATAGTGCAGCATCTTCACCATGTTTAAATGTTGAGTCTAATCTTTTTGATGCTCTTTTCTTGTCTCCGCATAAACTTCTAGGAGGGCCGGGAACTTGTGGTCTTTTAGCTATACGAAAATCTTTGATAAATGAGAAAGAATCCCCTACTTTTGCAGGTGGTGGAACTGTGGCTTATGTATCAAAAGATGAGCATATTTTTAACAGTGATATAGAGATAAGAGAAGATGCTGGAACTCCAGCAATTTTACAACTCATAAAAGCTTCTTTTGCTTACCAGTTGAGAAATGAGATAGGGATAAAACGCATTCAAATTAGGAAAGTTGAACTATTTGAAATACTTAAAAAAGAACTTTTAAAAATAGAAGGCTGTACTATCTATGGTCAAAATGAGAACCACAGAAGTGTTGGCATCTTAGCTATAAACTTTAAAGGCATAGTCCCTTTTGAGTTATGCGAACTACTATCTCACGACTTTGGCATCCAAACAAGAGCAGGATGTAGCTGTGCGGGTCCATACGGACATGACTTATTTGGCATCTCACCAGAAGATTCAAATAACATAAGACCAAGTTGGTTGAGAATTAGCGTGAACTATACACATTCACAAGAAAGTATAAAGCATCTACTATCTTCTTTGAAAAAAGCCTTAGTTCAACTAAAAAAATAACCTTTTGCTTATGCTACATCTAGACTTAATAGTAAAAATGGGTGCTTACTTTTCTACTTTTTCTTATAATTCACTAAATAATAATCGACTAAATTCAACTTCATACTTTTACTCAATCCACGATGTAAACTAATCATATTTTTCATGTGAGAGAATACTCCACCTTCGAGTATAATGAACCCCTAAAATCAAACCAGTAAACTTGGTTTAATGAAAAATACGGGAGTCTAAAAAGTACTTGAAAGTATGCCATTAAACACCAAACCTAATAAAATATATTTTATTGATTATACTGTTTGAAGCTGAATGTGAAGTCCCCACAAAACATGGGGACTAAAAAGAATAATGTAGTGATTATTTTAGAAGTTTACTCCAAGCTTTTTCTATTTTAGAAATAAGTTTTTTTGTGATGCCTTTTATTTCTGTGAGCATTGAGGTATTTTGATGAAGTACACCAATCACTTCATCAACATCACCACCAAAGTGTTTTACAATACTATCAACTTTTTTCTTTCCAATACCATCAATAGAAGTTAAAAATTCTTTTAACTCTTTTTTAGTTATTTCAAACTCTTCTTGAGTTGATTCTGCTGATTCATCATTGGTTGGAGATGGTGCATTTTTAAAATCTTTTTTCTTTGATTTTGCAGATGGTTTAAGCGCAAGATTGTCTTGATAGTTCCACTTCTCACTTGGCCATTCTTCACTCCATCTTCTTTTTACATCATGCATCTTATATTCACTATCCAAAACATGAAGATAGATTTCATTTTCACCAAATAGTTTTCTCTTTTTACCAAAATATGCACCATCATAACTAGCATTATAATTACCAAAGTGTATGTGTCTAAGCGTTCTAAGTATAGATGCGTCCATTTTACCTAACTCTTCCCAGTTAAACATAGGAGCGTGAGGTTTTCTAAATCTACCTTCACTTAAACTCCACATAATATACTGACCAATCCAATCTCTGATATATGGAAATGCTGCAAAAGCAGTAGCACATTCCAAAATACGAACTTTTCCATCTATGCCATAAGCAACATCAACTGCCCAGTACTCAGCATTAGCAGCTTTTGAAACTTTTACAGCTAAATCAAGAACATTTTTAGGAACATCCATATAGTCCATACTTCCACCTTGAGAAGTATTTGTAAGCCATTCACCCTCAGGAGCACGACGCCAAAATGCACAAACAGGTTTATGACCAATAAGCATTACACGAATATCTGCTTCCATAGGGATAAAGTCTTGGAAGTATTGTGGGTGGTATTGTTTATCATCATAAAGTTCTCTTGCTTC
Coding sequences:
- a CDS encoding aminotransferase class V-fold PLP-dependent enzyme, with translation MQENKDIFRPFVNEETSFEDISKDIIGKNKENYFDYTASGLAYSPIEERIQEVLTTYANTHSEFASDARTTSFYYDIARENLKKHLALQNDFVLLPCGNGATGAIKKFQELLGIYVPPATKTRFKLDFKKMHAPLIIVGPFEHHSNEISYREAMCDTIRIPLDTTGNVDLEYLKKTLEKNSHREIIGAFSTASNVTGIVPPYQKISALLREYNAIIAFDSAASSPCLNVESNLFDALFLSPHKLLGGPGTCGLLAIRKSLINEKESPTFAGGGTVAYVSKDEHIFNSDIEIREDAGTPAILQLIKASFAYQLRNEIGIKRIQIRKVELFEILKKELLKIEGCTIYGQNENHRSVGILAINFKGIVPFELCELLSHDFGIQTRAGCSCAGPYGHDLFGISPEDSNNIRPSWLRISVNYTHSQESIKHLLSSLKKALVQLKK
- a CDS encoding helix-hairpin-helix domain-containing protein; this encodes MGLTNKQLPKLGFLYLDYVLRFFDHSNFKGWPNKIETVTYHWKNDKDRFIKEVKRKKIDVLIGNIPATAYETFREIARALPYVRFIPSMDTQFSNKSKENVTRFAWKYDLPIPKTYIYYKHDNADKFLKKCEYPKIIKKSYGPSNYGGYFVHKVDSYKEARELYDDKQYHPQYFQDFIPMEADIRVMLIGHKPVCAFWRRAPEGEWLTNTSQGGSMDYMDVPKNVLDLAVKVSKAANAEYWAVDVAYGIDGKVRILECATAFAAFPYIRDWIGQYIMWSLSEGRFRKPHAPMFNWEELGKMDASILRTLRHIHFGNYNASYDGAYFGKKRKLFGENEIYLHVLDSEYKMHDVKRRWSEEWPSEKWNYQDNLALKPSAKSKKKDFKNAPSPTNDESAESTQEEFEITKKELKEFLTSIDGIGKKKVDSIVKHFGGDVDEVIGVLHQNTSMLTEIKGITKKLISKIEKAWSKLLK